Below is a window of Penaeus vannamei isolate JL-2024 chromosome 30, ASM4276789v1, whole genome shotgun sequence DNA.
atatatatatatatatatatatatatatatatatatatatatatatatatatatatgtacgtgtgtttgtatatatatatatatatatatatatatatatatatatatatatatatatatatatatatatatatatatatatatatatatatatatatatatatatacatacacatacataatacatacatatatatatatatatatatatatatatatatatatatatatatatatacatatatacatatatacatatatacatatatacatatatacatatatatatatatatatatatatatatatatatatatatatatatatatgtatatatatatatatatatatatatatatatatatatatatatatatatatatatatatattacatacatatatgtacatgcggtTCCCACTACTGCAGTGAGAAAGAGACTACGAAAAGCACACAACTGTCGACCCGTAACAAAGaagaatatatctaaaaaaataaagtcTTCACATAATGAAATCTAAAGCATTGCCTCCTGCTACTCTACTGAGCGTTCAACAAGAGAAACACTCAGAGGCAGTTTAACGCGGGGACAATGGGGCCGCGAACGGAGCCCCAGCGCCGCGGCAGATTAATCCTTTGAAAACCATGATGGAGGAGAAGGCTGCTTTCTTGAATTTACAGATTAACTCTTACGACCGCCGCCGAATGGGGGAGGCAGGAGTGGGCGAGGCGAGAGTGGagtgggcgagggaagggagctcTCAAGGGGTAGGGCGAAGGACATGGATAATTCCCGGGCGTTCGGGAGGGTTTCGGCGGGTGTGGTGACAGCGGCCGAGGCGAGAGTGGAATGGGCGAGTAGAGAGTAGAGTGGGCGAGGCAAGGGGGCTCTCGAGGGGAAGGAGCCAAGGGCGTCGACAATACCAGGGCCTTCAGGAAATTTCAGCGGGTGTGGTGGCAGCGGGCGAGGCGAGAGTGGAGTGGGCGAGGCAAGGGAGCTCTCGAGGGGCAGGGCGAAGGGCGAAGGACGTGGATAATCCTCGGGCGTTCGGGAGGGTTTCGGCGGGTATGGTGACAGCGGGCAAGGCGAGAGTGGAGTGGGCGAGGCGAGAGTGGAGTGGGCGAGGCAAGGGAGCTCTGGAAGGGGCACGGCGAAGGACGTCGACAATACTCGGGCCTTCAGGAGGGTTTCGGcgtttggtggcagcggtgggatgtcGGGGAGGCGTTTGGCGGCGGCGGGTGACCAGCGGCGGCGCCCTGAGACTGAGATGCTTAGCTCCCGGGTCGGGCGGGGAATGCAGTTTGGGGACATGGCCGcgggcgcgctctctctctctctgtgtctctcttcctctctctctctctcttctatgatTCTGTACGTCtgtcttccactctttcctcccccccccctctctctctcctccttctctctctttctgtacttatgaacacacacacacacacacacacacacacactagcccccccccccacaaacacacgcacacacacacaacgcatagAAAACAAATACCCGTTGGACCATAGAATagaaatatcgtttttttttttttttttacaaaactaCTCCTGTATACTGTGGCGCTTCCTTTGTTAGTAGAATCGCGTCCTTGTTTGTGTTGGAAAGTTGCTGGTACATAAACGCTAAATCCTTTTATGAAACAACGGGAGTAAGATCAGGCTGGATTAAATAGGTATGAAACAGATTACAGTTTAGAAAAGGGTTTGTATTAataacttttccttttttgtgtgcatGGAGATTTTGTGTTtctcaaagagggagggagagagggagacggagggagggagggatagggagaaggaaagggagggggagagggagagagagggtgagagggaggaggagagggagggagggagagagggaggaggagagggagggagggagggagggagagagggagagagggagagagacagagacagagagacaaacagacagatagccagaaacagacaaacagacacagacagatagacagagacagagacacagcacAACTTTATGTTCCCCCGAGTTGTTTTCACATCAACACGAGAGAAAACACCGCAAAATAGTAACAATTAGACCCAACCATTCGGCCCTAAATCCTATTTTACTGCTGTAAAAAGGTACCTGTACACCCATTCCGCGGTAAAGTGCCATCTCCCCTGTGGCACTCAGTGACGGGCCACGGTGCCAAGTCTGCGAGGAGAGCATTGGAACCTGCAGACAACCCTCGGGTTCActgtaagaaaatgataataatttttcagtatatataatatgtaaaatataacacacacacacacacacacacacacacacacacacacatatatatatatatgtgtgtgtgtgtgtgtgtgtgtgtgtgtgtgtgtgtgtgtgtgtgtgtgtgtgtgtgtgtgtgtgtgtgcgtgtgtgtgtgtgtgtgtgtgtgtgtgtgtgtgtgtgtgtgtttgtgtgtgtgtatatatatatatatatatatgtatatatatatatatatatacatatatatatatatatacatatatatatatatatatatatatatatatatatatatatatatatatatatatatacatatatatatatatatacatatatatatatatatatatatacatatatatatatatatatatatatatatacatatatatatatatatacatatacattcatatatacatatatatacatataaataaatatatatatatatttatatatatatatataaatatatatgcatatacatatatacatatatatatgcatatatatatgcatatatatatgtgaatatatatatatatatgtatatgtatatatatatgtatatatatataaatatatatatatacatacatatatatatatatatatatatatatatatatatatatatatatatatataa
It encodes the following:
- the LOC138867533 gene encoding uncharacterized protein: MSPNCIPRPTRELSISVSGRRRWSPAAAKRLPDIPPLPPNAETLLKARVLSTSFAVPLPELPCLAHSTLASPTPLSPCPLSPYPPKPSRTPEDYPRPSPFALPLESSLASPTPLSPRPLPPHPLKFPEGPGIVDALGSFPSRAPLPRPLYSLLAHSTLASAAVTTPAETLPNARELSMSFALPLESSLPSPTPLSPRPLLPPPFGGGRKS